A region from the Agrobacterium cucumeris genome encodes:
- the cysE gene encoding serine O-acetyltransferase produces the protein MVARTEARQPEQLAIVDPIWGSLLHEARSAAAQDPLLSAFLYSTILNHRSLEECVIYRICELLDHPDMQAVLLRQTFQDMLDDWPEWGSVLRVDIQAVYDRDPACTRFMEPLLYFKGFHAIQTHRLAHWLLAKGRRDFAFYLQSRSSSIFQTDINPAARIGKGIFLDHATGLVVGETAVIGDNVSILHGVTLGGTGKEGADRHPKIANGVMIGAGAKILGNIEIGSCSRIAAGSVVLKPVPPKTTVAGVPARVVGEAGCSEPSRLMDQVIGADI, from the coding sequence ATGGTCGCACGTACCGAGGCCCGCCAGCCCGAACAGCTGGCGATCGTCGATCCGATCTGGGGCAGCCTGCTGCATGAAGCGCGTAGCGCCGCAGCTCAGGATCCGCTGCTTTCCGCCTTTCTTTATTCGACGATCCTCAATCACCGGTCTCTCGAAGAATGTGTGATCTATCGTATCTGCGAACTCCTCGATCATCCCGACATGCAGGCCGTGCTTCTGCGCCAGACCTTCCAGGACATGCTGGATGACTGGCCGGAATGGGGCAGCGTGCTGCGCGTCGATATCCAGGCCGTTTACGACCGCGACCCGGCCTGCACGCGTTTCATGGAGCCGCTGCTTTATTTCAAGGGCTTCCACGCCATCCAGACCCATCGCCTCGCGCACTGGCTGCTTGCGAAGGGCCGCCGGGATTTTGCGTTTTACCTGCAAAGCCGCTCATCGAGCATCTTCCAGACGGATATCAACCCCGCCGCACGCATCGGCAAGGGCATCTTCCTCGACCATGCCACCGGACTGGTGGTTGGTGAGACCGCCGTTATCGGTGACAACGTTTCCATCCTGCATGGCGTGACGCTTGGCGGTACCGGCAAGGAGGGGGCAGATCGCCATCCGAAGATCGCCAATGGCGTGATGATCGGTGCGGGCGCCAAAATTCTCGGCAATATCGAGATCGGCAGCTGCTCGCGCATTGCCGCCGGTTCGGTGGTGTTGAAACCGGTTCCGCCAAAGACCACCGTGGCCGGCGTGCCGGCGCGCGTGGTAGGAGAAGCAGGGTGTTCGGAACCCTCGCGTCTGATGGACCAGGTTATCGGGGCCGATATCTGA
- a CDS encoding zinc-finger domain-containing protein has protein sequence MAGHSIPHFQNDGGHSVIEIGVKEFMCTGASVPYDHPHIFIDMGDDNEKVCSYCSTLFRYNPSLKAEQTNPPGCVFHVKAA, from the coding sequence ATGGCCGGGCATTCCATTCCCCACTTCCAGAACGATGGCGGACACAGCGTAATCGAGATCGGCGTCAAGGAATTCATGTGCACCGGCGCTTCCGTGCCTTACGATCACCCGCATATCTTCATCGATATGGGCGACGACAACGAGAAGGTCTGTTCCTACTGCTCCACCCTTTTCCGCTACAATCCGTCGCTGAAGGCCGAGCAGACCAATCCTCCGGGCTGCGTCTTCCATGTGAAGGCCGCCTGA
- a CDS encoding amino acid ABC transporter substrate-binding protein, with translation MKKAILSAAIGAAVLGGASVASAATLQDVKGKGFVTCGVSAGIPGFSNPDDKGEWSGIDVDYCRGIATAVFGDPSKAKFVALSSKDRFPALQSGEVDVLTRNTTWTISRDTSLGFNFRTVNYYDGQGFIAKKGLNVKSALELSGAAVCVQTGTTTELNLADYFKTNNLQYNPVVFEKEADATSAYDSGRCDVYTTDQSGLYAIRLKLKNPDDNIVLPEVISKEPLGPAVRQGDDQWFDIVTWVHYAMVNAEELGITSKNVDEQKSSANPDIKRLLGTEEGTKIGTDLGVTNDWAYNIVKLVGNYGEVFDRNVGAGSPLKIERGQNALWTKGGLQYAPPVR, from the coding sequence ATGAAAAAGGCAATTCTGTCAGCCGCTATCGGCGCAGCAGTTTTGGGAGGAGCCTCGGTCGCTTCGGCTGCGACGCTTCAGGACGTGAAGGGAAAAGGTTTCGTCACCTGCGGCGTAAGCGCCGGCATTCCGGGATTTTCCAATCCCGATGACAAGGGCGAATGGTCCGGCATCGACGTGGACTATTGCCGTGGTATTGCCACAGCGGTTTTCGGTGACCCTTCCAAGGCGAAGTTTGTCGCTCTTTCGAGCAAGGACCGCTTTCCGGCTCTCCAGTCCGGCGAAGTCGACGTTCTGACCCGTAACACCACCTGGACGATCAGCCGCGACACGTCGCTTGGCTTCAACTTCCGTACCGTCAACTATTATGACGGCCAGGGCTTCATCGCCAAGAAGGGCCTCAACGTGAAGTCTGCGCTTGAGCTTTCCGGCGCCGCCGTCTGCGTTCAGACCGGCACGACCACCGAGCTCAATCTCGCCGACTATTTCAAGACCAACAATCTGCAGTACAACCCGGTCGTCTTCGAAAAGGAAGCCGACGCAACCTCCGCCTATGATTCGGGCCGTTGCGACGTCTACACCACCGACCAGTCCGGCCTTTATGCCATCCGCCTGAAGCTGAAGAACCCGGACGACAACATCGTTCTTCCGGAAGTCATCTCCAAGGAGCCGCTTGGACCGGCCGTTCGCCAGGGTGACGACCAGTGGTTCGACATCGTGACCTGGGTTCACTACGCCATGGTCAATGCCGAAGAACTGGGCATCACCTCCAAGAACGTCGATGAGCAGAAGTCCAGCGCCAATCCGGATATCAAGCGTCTGCTCGGCACCGAAGAAGGCACCAAGATCGGTACCGACCTCGGCGTAACCAACGACTGGGCCTACAACATCGTCAAGCTGGTGGGTAACTACGGCGAAGTCTTCGACCGCAACGTCGGTGCGGGCTCGCCGCTGAAGATCGAGCGTGGCCAGAACGCGCTTTGGACCAAGGGCGGCCTGCAATACGCACCGCCGGTCCGTTGA
- a CDS encoding amino acid ABC transporter permease produces MTSSNPAFVRHTIEEAKPAPSSAVGISHWLRTKLFATPKDTILTVLAIAFLAYILPPVVKWLFIDAVWTGSDRIACLTASQGGALPDGQSGACWAFVSAKLGQFVFGRYPLDERWRPILVMVTFAILLIPMLIPKAPFKRLNALVLFIILPFIAFFLLIGGVFGLPKVETQLWGGLMVTLILSFFGITVSLPFGILLALGRRSNMPVIKMLCVLFIEVIRGIPLITVLFFASIMLPLFLPDGWTFDKFLRALVGVSLFSSAYMAEVIRGGLQAIPKGQYEGADSLGLNYWQKTRLIVLPQALKLVIPGIVNTFIGLFKDTSLVSIIGMFDLLGIVTLNQSDANWATPVTAMTGYIFAGFVFWIFCFGMSRYSLFMERHLDTGHKR; encoded by the coding sequence ATGACATCAAGCAATCCCGCATTCGTGCGACACACCATCGAAGAGGCGAAACCCGCCCCTTCCAGCGCCGTTGGTATCAGCCACTGGCTGCGCACCAAACTTTTCGCCACACCGAAGGACACCATTCTCACGGTTCTCGCCATCGCCTTTCTGGCTTATATTCTGCCACCGGTGGTGAAGTGGCTGTTCATCGATGCTGTGTGGACCGGCAGCGATCGTATCGCCTGCCTTACCGCCTCGCAGGGCGGCGCGCTTCCGGACGGTCAGTCCGGGGCATGCTGGGCGTTCGTTTCGGCCAAACTCGGACAATTTGTCTTTGGCCGTTATCCGCTTGATGAACGCTGGCGTCCCATTCTCGTGATGGTGACGTTCGCCATCCTGCTGATACCGATGCTCATCCCGAAAGCGCCGTTCAAGCGCCTCAATGCTCTGGTGCTGTTCATCATCCTGCCCTTCATTGCGTTTTTCCTGCTCATCGGCGGCGTCTTCGGCCTGCCGAAGGTGGAAACGCAGCTCTGGGGCGGCCTGATGGTCACGTTGATCCTGTCATTCTTTGGAATAACGGTATCCCTGCCCTTCGGCATTCTTCTGGCGCTCGGCCGCCGGTCGAACATGCCGGTCATCAAGATGCTCTGCGTGCTCTTCATCGAAGTCATCAGAGGCATTCCGCTGATCACCGTCCTGTTCTTCGCCAGCATCATGCTGCCATTGTTCCTGCCTGACGGCTGGACCTTCGACAAGTTCCTGCGCGCGCTGGTCGGTGTCTCGCTGTTCTCCTCGGCCTATATGGCGGAGGTGATCCGCGGCGGCCTGCAGGCCATTCCGAAGGGACAATATGAAGGGGCGGATTCGCTCGGGTTGAACTACTGGCAGAAAACGCGGCTGATCGTGCTGCCGCAGGCGCTGAAGCTGGTCATTCCGGGCATCGTCAACACCTTCATCGGGCTGTTCAAGGACACGTCGCTGGTCTCGATCATCGGCATGTTCGACCTGCTCGGCATTGTCACACTCAACCAATCGGATGCGAACTGGGCGACACCCGTCACCGCCATGACTGGATATATTTTCGCAGGCTTCGTATTCTGGATATTCTGCTTCGGCATGTCGCGTTATTCGCTGTTCATGGAACGGCACCTCGACACCGGGCATAAACGATAA
- a CDS encoding amino acid ABC transporter permease produces MAGNAVSSQRSRAQSASSLINDPRIRGIFYQVLTVVILTAFVWIIVTNTITNLQRSNISSGFGFLNGRAGFDIGQSLIAYTSDATYGRALLVGILNTLQVAFFGIIAASIIGFLVGIARLSNNWLIAKLAQAYVEIFRNLPPLLVLFFWYKGVISVLPQARDSLELPLGSYLNNRGFFFPKPLWGDGTWLIPLSFLVAIVISFFVYRWAKARQEQTGKQFRTGITLTILLIGLPAVTFLALGSPLTFDFPIAGRFNLSGGAVVAPEFMSLFLALSFYTASFIAEIVRGGIKAVAKGQTEAAEALGLRSSTTTRLIVVPQAMRIIIPPLTSQYLNLTKNSSLAVAVGFADIVSVGGTILNQTGQAVEVVAIWLVIYLSLSLLTAVVMNWFNAKMALVER; encoded by the coding sequence ATGGCAGGCAACGCGGTCAGTTCGCAACGATCGCGCGCGCAAAGCGCGTCGTCACTTATCAACGATCCACGCATACGCGGAATTTTCTATCAGGTCCTGACAGTCGTCATCCTGACCGCCTTCGTCTGGATCATCGTGACGAATACGATCACCAATCTTCAACGGTCAAACATTTCATCCGGCTTCGGCTTCCTCAATGGACGCGCCGGTTTCGATATCGGCCAGTCGCTGATCGCTTATACCAGCGATGCGACCTATGGCCGGGCATTGCTCGTTGGTATTCTCAACACGCTTCAGGTTGCATTTTTCGGCATCATCGCCGCCTCGATCATCGGATTCCTAGTCGGTATCGCGCGGCTGTCCAACAACTGGCTCATCGCCAAGCTGGCGCAGGCCTATGTGGAAATCTTCCGCAACCTCCCGCCGCTGCTTGTTCTCTTCTTCTGGTACAAGGGGGTTATCTCCGTCCTGCCGCAGGCGCGCGATTCGCTGGAGCTTCCGCTCGGAAGCTACCTCAACAACCGCGGCTTCTTTTTCCCGAAGCCGCTTTGGGGAGACGGCACGTGGTTGATACCGCTTTCCTTCCTGGTCGCCATCGTCATCAGCTTTTTTGTCTATCGCTGGGCGAAGGCCAGACAGGAGCAGACCGGCAAGCAGTTTCGCACCGGGATCACCCTTACCATTCTCCTTATCGGCCTTCCCGCCGTGACATTTCTGGCGCTCGGCTCACCGCTGACATTCGACTTCCCGATTGCCGGGCGGTTCAACCTGTCGGGCGGCGCAGTCGTCGCACCTGAATTCATGTCGCTGTTTCTTGCGCTGTCCTTCTACACAGCCTCCTTCATCGCCGAAATCGTTCGCGGCGGCATCAAGGCCGTGGCGAAGGGCCAGACGGAAGCTGCGGAAGCACTGGGGCTTCGCTCCAGCACGACGACACGTCTGATCGTCGTGCCGCAGGCGATGCGCATCATCATCCCGCCGCTGACGAGCCAGTATCTCAACCTGACCAAAAACTCCTCGCTTGCGGTCGCGGTCGGCTTTGCCGATATCGTCTCCGTCGGCGGCACGATCCTCAACCAGACGGGTCAGGCAGTCGAAGTCGTCGCGATCTGGCTGGTCATCTATCTCTCGCTGTCCCTGCTCACGGCCGTGGTCATGAACTGGTTCAACGCGAAAATGGCGCTGGTGGAGAGATAA
- a CDS encoding FAD-dependent monooxygenase — MPIKSVAIVGAGIAGLTAALSFARHGIDCDIIEQAGELTEVGAGLQLSPNAARILAELGVLPEIEARWTEPVSVDLASGKSLATLLSLPMGAVARTRWGAPYGVLHRSTLQSALLNAVKDNPLCRLHLGKRIENATVDVIAATTFRDHDLIVGADGVWSAARFAVPSAPAATFSGNIAWRFTVSENDVPSAINKSAVTAYLGSGGHIVAYPLKEVGGFNIVAIALGADPGATWRAESSGRQKTMLLEQFRGWSPYLLRLLEKAQNPTFWPLYQAGPGRWHNGRDTVLIGDAAHAMMPFAAQGAAMAIEDAFELAGTMAGSGGTASLPVPQALAAFEALRLPRIEKARKRASLNRFAYHAKGPVRIARDFVFSTRPSEAFLGDFDWLYGYHAEG; from the coding sequence ATGCCCATAAAATCCGTAGCCATTGTCGGTGCCGGCATCGCCGGTCTCACCGCTGCCCTTTCTTTTGCCCGGCACGGTATCGACTGTGACATCATCGAGCAGGCAGGCGAGCTGACGGAGGTCGGTGCCGGCCTGCAACTCTCCCCCAACGCCGCCCGCATTCTCGCCGAACTCGGCGTGCTGCCCGAGATCGAGGCGCGCTGGACCGAACCGGTCAGCGTCGATCTGGCCTCCGGCAAGTCACTGGCCACGCTATTGTCGCTGCCAATGGGCGCGGTGGCCCGCACCCGCTGGGGCGCACCCTATGGCGTGCTGCATCGTTCGACGCTGCAGAGCGCACTTCTGAATGCGGTCAAGGATAATCCGCTCTGCCGCCTGCATCTCGGCAAGCGCATCGAAAACGCCACAGTCGATGTCATCGCCGCAACCACCTTCCGCGATCACGATCTGATCGTCGGCGCCGACGGCGTCTGGTCGGCAGCCCGTTTTGCCGTGCCTTCCGCGCCGGCAGCCACCTTCTCCGGCAATATCGCCTGGCGTTTCACCGTCAGCGAAAACGACGTGCCGTCCGCCATCAATAAAAGCGCCGTCACAGCCTATCTCGGCTCGGGCGGCCATATCGTCGCCTATCCGCTGAAGGAAGTCGGCGGTTTCAACATCGTCGCCATCGCGCTTGGCGCCGATCCCGGCGCCACATGGCGGGCCGAATCGAGTGGACGGCAGAAAACCATGCTGCTCGAACAGTTTCGCGGCTGGAGCCCGTATCTGCTGCGGCTGCTGGAAAAGGCTCAGAACCCCACCTTTTGGCCGCTCTATCAGGCCGGCCCCGGACGCTGGCATAATGGCCGCGACACGGTACTGATCGGCGATGCGGCCCACGCCATGATGCCGTTCGCGGCACAGGGGGCGGCCATGGCAATAGAGGATGCATTTGAACTTGCGGGAACAATGGCAGGCAGCGGAGGTACAGCCTCCCTGCCCGTGCCGCAAGCCCTTGCCGCCTTTGAGGCTCTGCGCCTGCCGCGCATAGAAAAGGCCCGCAAGCGGGCCTCTCTCAATCGTTTTGCCTATCATGCAAAAGGCCCGGTCCGTATTGCCAGGGACTTCGTATTTTCCACGCGCCCCTCAGAGGCCTTTCTTGGCGATTTCGACTGGCTCTACGGCTATCACGCAGAGGGCTGA
- a CDS encoding alpha/beta fold hydrolase: MNLNVPQFSDFSHDGLRLAYFDEGDPAGDPVLLIHGFASSANVNWVHPGWLKTLGDAGYRVIAIDNRGHGASDKPHDSEAYYPPVMAGDAVALLNHLGIAEANVMGYSMGARISAFLAMAHPERVRSLVFGGLGIGMVEGVGDWDPIAEALLAPSLDVVTHERGRMFRAFADQTKSDRLALAACIETSRVLVTPEQAAKIEAPTLIAVGTNDDIAGSGAELAAIMPHARAIDIPGRDHMLAVGDRVFKAAVLEFYRSL; the protein is encoded by the coding sequence ATGAATCTCAACGTGCCGCAATTTTCAGATTTTTCCCATGACGGCCTGCGCCTTGCTTATTTCGACGAGGGCGATCCGGCGGGTGATCCGGTTTTGCTGATCCACGGCTTTGCCTCCAGCGCCAATGTAAACTGGGTACATCCCGGCTGGCTGAAGACACTGGGCGATGCGGGTTACCGGGTCATCGCCATCGATAATCGCGGCCATGGCGCAAGCGACAAGCCGCACGATTCTGAAGCCTATTATCCGCCGGTGATGGCTGGTGACGCGGTGGCGCTGCTCAATCATCTCGGCATCGCGGAAGCGAATGTGATGGGTTACTCCATGGGCGCGCGGATTTCGGCCTTCCTCGCCATGGCCCATCCGGAGCGTGTGCGCTCGCTGGTCTTTGGCGGGCTTGGCATCGGCATGGTAGAAGGCGTGGGCGACTGGGATCCGATCGCCGAGGCGCTTCTTGCGCCCTCGCTCGATGTCGTCACCCATGAGCGCGGCCGCATGTTCCGGGCCTTTGCCGACCAGACGAAGAGCGACCGGCTGGCGCTTGCCGCCTGTATCGAAACGTCGCGGGTTCTCGTCACGCCTGAACAGGCGGCAAAGATCGAAGCGCCGACATTGATTGCGGTTGGAACGAATGACGATATTGCCGGATCGGGCGCGGAACTCGCCGCGATCATGCCGCATGCGCGGGCAATCGACATTCCCGGCCGTGACCATATGCTGGCCGTTGGCGACCGGGTGTTCAAGGCGGCGGTGCTGGAATTTTACCGCTCGCTTTGA
- a CDS encoding cystathionine beta-lyase, translating into MTKTNDLLSAAGVNTRLTHGGNDPADCFGFVNPPIVRGSTVLFPDAETLSTENQKYTYGTHGTPTTDALCNLVNELEGSFGTILVPSGLAAITVPFLAYLGAGDHALVVDSVYFPTRRFCNTMLKKLGVEIEYYDPAIGAGIEALIRPNTKLVHLEAPGSNTFEIQDVRVITEIAHRHDCVVTMDNTWATPLYFKPLDFGVDISIHAATKYPSGHSDVLMGFVSANEKHWKALYQANTNLGICVTSDDAYQILRGMRTMGIRLEHHQKSALDIAQWLEGRDDVVRVLHPALPSFAGHEMWKRDFKGASGVFSFVLKAEEGKYKQVASAFLDALTFFGLGYSWGGYESLAVSVSLIDRTIAKGHSEGPVIRLQIGLEDIADLKKDLEVGFAAAAGV; encoded by the coding sequence ATGACCAAGACAAATGACCTGCTTTCCGCCGCAGGTGTGAATACGCGCCTGACCCATGGCGGCAACGATCCCGCGGACTGTTTCGGTTTCGTCAATCCGCCCATCGTGCGCGGCTCGACCGTGCTTTTTCCCGACGCGGAAACGCTTTCGACTGAAAACCAGAAATACACCTATGGCACGCATGGCACGCCGACGACGGACGCGCTGTGCAACCTCGTCAACGAGCTGGAAGGTTCTTTCGGAACTATCCTCGTGCCGTCGGGCCTTGCGGCGATCACCGTGCCGTTCCTTGCCTATCTCGGTGCGGGCGATCATGCGCTTGTCGTCGATTCCGTCTATTTCCCTACACGCCGCTTCTGCAACACGATGCTGAAGAAACTGGGCGTGGAGATCGAATATTACGATCCGGCGATCGGGGCTGGCATCGAGGCGCTGATCCGGCCGAATACGAAACTCGTGCATCTGGAAGCGCCGGGTTCCAATACATTCGAGATTCAGGATGTCCGGGTGATCACGGAGATCGCCCACAGGCATGACTGCGTGGTCACGATGGACAATACCTGGGCGACACCGCTTTATTTCAAGCCGCTTGATTTCGGCGTCGATATTTCCATTCACGCCGCCACCAAATATCCCTCGGGGCATTCCGATGTGCTGATGGGCTTCGTCTCGGCCAATGAAAAACACTGGAAAGCGCTTTACCAGGCCAATACCAATCTCGGCATCTGCGTTACCTCCGATGATGCCTACCAGATCCTGCGTGGCATGCGCACCATGGGCATCAGGCTGGAACACCATCAGAAAAGCGCGCTCGATATTGCCCAATGGCTGGAAGGCCGTGACGATGTCGTGCGTGTTCTGCACCCGGCCTTGCCGAGCTTTGCCGGGCATGAAATGTGGAAGCGCGATTTCAAGGGCGCAAGCGGCGTGTTCTCCTTTGTGTTGAAGGCGGAAGAGGGCAAATACAAGCAGGTGGCGTCGGCCTTCCTCGATGCCTTGACCTTTTTCGGGCTTGGTTATTCCTGGGGCGGATACGAATCGCTTGCGGTTTCGGTGTCGCTCATCGACAGGACCATTGCAAAGGGGCATTCGGAGGGACCGGTCATCCGCCTGCAGATCGGGCTCGAAGACATAGCCGATCTGAAAAAGGACCTCGAAGTCGGCTTCGCAGCCGCGGCTGGGGTCTAA
- a CDS encoding amino acid ABC transporter ATP-binding protein produces the protein MAENQAKKLAVSTTDVAIEITGMNKWYGDFHVLRDINLKVMKGERIVIAGPSGSGKSTMIRCINRLEEHQSGSIQVDGIELTNDLKKIDEVRREVGMVFQHFNLFPHLTILENCTLAPIWVRKMPKKEAEEVAMHYLKRVKIPEQAHKYPGQLSGGQQQRVAIARSLCMKPKIMLFDEPTSALDPEMVKEVLDTMVGLAEDGMTMLCVTHEMGFARQVANRVIFMDQGQIVEQNSPAEFFDNPQHERTRLFLSQILH, from the coding sequence ATGGCAGAAAACCAAGCAAAAAAACTGGCCGTCTCGACAACGGACGTGGCAATTGAAATCACCGGCATGAACAAGTGGTATGGCGATTTCCACGTGCTGCGCGACATCAACCTGAAGGTGATGAAGGGCGAGCGCATCGTCATCGCCGGTCCTTCGGGATCGGGCAAATCGACCATGATCCGCTGCATCAACCGGCTGGAAGAGCACCAGTCGGGCTCTATCCAGGTAGATGGCATCGAACTGACCAACGACCTGAAGAAGATCGATGAAGTCCGTCGTGAAGTTGGCATGGTGTTCCAGCACTTCAACCTCTTCCCGCATCTGACCATCCTCGAAAACTGCACGCTGGCGCCGATCTGGGTTCGCAAGATGCCCAAGAAGGAAGCGGAAGAAGTGGCGATGCACTATCTGAAGCGCGTCAAGATCCCCGAGCAGGCCCACAAATACCCGGGCCAGCTTTCCGGCGGCCAGCAGCAGCGCGTGGCGATTGCCCGCTCGCTGTGCATGAAGCCGAAGATCATGCTGTTCGACGAGCCGACCTCGGCGCTCGATCCGGAAATGGTGAAAGAAGTGCTCGACACCATGGTCGGCCTTGCCGAAGACGGCATGACGATGCTGTGCGTGACCCACGAAATGGGTTTCGCCCGCCAGGTCGCCAACCGCGTCATCTTCATGGATCAGGGCCAGATCGTCGAACAGAATTCGCCCGCCGAATTCTTCGACAATCCGCAGCACGAACGTACACGTCTGTTCCTCAGCCAGATTTTGCACTGA